The stretch of DNA CGTTGGCGTCGGCGAGCTCGGGGAGTTGCGCCTCGACCGCCGCACGGTGGGCGCGACCGGTGACCACCATGATGCGCTGCTCCCCGGCCAGCGGGGCGAGGCGGTCCCAGGTGTCCCGCAACAGCGTGTGGCCCGATCCGGTCAGATCGTGCAGAAATTTCGGGGCATCCGCGCGCGACAACGGCCACAGCCGGGATCCGATCCCGCCCGCGGGGATGACTGCATAAAAGCGACTGAGAGCATCAGTGGAGTGAGGCATCCGCCCAGACTACCCGGCGTCCCTCGCTAGTTAGGCATACCTAACCAGAAAATGGTCACCGTCGGGAACTAGACTGGCCCCACGTGCTCGGTGAGCACCTGAGGCCCCCCAATTTCGTCGGGCCGCCGACTATTCAGCCAGGGAGGGTAGTTCATGCCACAGCAACCGGCAGGAACCCTGACATCTCAGCAAAAGACAACGTCGCGTCGCCCGGCCGGCACCCTGTATCGGGGCCGACAAGGAATGTGGTCGTGGGTTCTGCACCGCATCACCGGCGTTGCCATCTTCTTCTTCTTGCTGGTCCACATACTCGACACCGCACTCGTGCGTGTCAGTCCTGAGGCGTACAACGCGGTGATCGGCACCTATCAAACCCCGATCATGGGCCTCGGCGAGGTCGCCCTCGTCGGCGCCATCGTGTTCCACGCGTTCAACGGGCTGCGCATCATCCTGATCGACTTCTGGAATGCGAAGCACTCGACGCTTCTGTTCTACATCGTCATCGCCCTCTGGGTGAT from Leifsonia psychrotolerans encodes:
- the sdhC gene encoding succinate dehydrogenase, cytochrome b556 subunit: MPQQPAGTLTSQQKTTSRRPAGTLYRGRQGMWSWVLHRITGVAIFFFLLVHILDTALVRVSPEAYNAVIGTYQTPIMGLGEVALVGAIVFHAFNGLRIILIDFWNAKHSTLLFYIVIALWVITMAGFVPRHLINVFSH